Proteins encoded together in one Peribacillus asahii window:
- the cysE gene encoding serine O-acetyltransferase has product MFKMFKEDVEVIFDQDPAARSYLEVILTYSGLHAIWNHRIAHAFYKRKLYFIARSISQISRFFTGIEIHPGAKIGRRFFIDHGMGIVIGETCEIGDNVSVFQGVTLGGTGKEKGKRHPTIEDNVLIATGAKVLGSITVGENSKIGAGSVVLKEVPPNSTVVGIPGKVVIQDGVKVGKDLNHSDLPDPIADRFKELETEIKQLKVELELARKQEERSL; this is encoded by the coding sequence TTGTTTAAAATGTTTAAAGAGGATGTTGAAGTCATTTTTGATCAAGATCCAGCAGCGCGTAGTTATTTAGAAGTTATCTTAACGTATTCAGGCCTTCATGCTATTTGGAACCATCGAATTGCTCATGCATTTTATAAAAGAAAGCTATATTTTATTGCCAGATCTATTTCACAGATTAGCCGCTTTTTCACAGGAATTGAAATTCATCCGGGGGCAAAAATTGGCCGTCGTTTCTTTATTGATCATGGGATGGGGATTGTGATTGGAGAAACATGTGAAATTGGGGATAATGTATCTGTTTTCCAAGGAGTTACACTTGGTGGAACAGGAAAAGAAAAAGGGAAGCGTCATCCGACGATTGAAGATAATGTGTTAATTGCAACAGGTGCGAAAGTGCTGGGGTCGATTACAGTAGGAGAAAATTCAAAGATTGGGGCAGGTTCTGTGGTGTTGAAAGAAGTGCCGCCTAATTCAACGGTTGTGGGGATTCCGGGGAAAGTCGTCATCCAAGACGGTGTTAAGGTGGGGAAAGACCTCAATCATTCAGATCTTCCTGATCCTATTGCAGACCGCTTTAAAGAGCTGGAAACAGAAATTAAACAATTGAAAGTGGAATTGGAATTGGCTCGAAAGCAGGAAGAAAGGAGTTTATAA